From one Zhongshania sp. R06B22 genomic stretch:
- a CDS encoding sensor histidine kinase: MLKQSTNAMPFMALFAANTLVCFVLMFMMTAYFVSNSGSGDHSYSNVGVLIGKLMRASNSEAEVVKVISSLALDNDIGAVCLYAGGSSSFTLLAQSQYAARDIACDAELGAGNQGGILVLEETIDWRAVDGEVASFKLIIKPRHEGVSPYLLMTMWGTLLLVLCLLWAWWLSTRASRRMMAPVYRLLDVMKMVTESRDYSIRADVISHDAFGALSENFNAMIADVESRNHEIVTARGELEVRVREVDISNRELSNALLRLKSTQQKLISNEKMALLGGLVAGVAHEINTPVGIGVTAASTLLESTNSVSKKYAQGQLTNSALLQYIKHATAAADIILGNLHRAASLIQSFKQVAVDQSASDVRTFDLKEYLSQVLLSLRPQLRKTNLKCEFDCPSDLEIRSYPGALSQIVTNFVMNAIVHAFEKDDEGTLLLQVSECEHDVICIRFSDDGRGISPENLTRVWDPFFTTNRSGGGSGLGLHIVYNLVTQKLFGNIEIESTEGEGTIISLFLGKDVGEVRSYE, translated from the coding sequence GTGTTGAAGCAATCTACTAACGCGATGCCCTTTATGGCGCTCTTCGCTGCAAATACGCTAGTGTGTTTTGTACTGATGTTTATGATGACGGCGTATTTTGTATCTAATAGCGGTAGTGGTGATCACAGCTACAGCAATGTTGGTGTTCTAATTGGAAAGCTAATGCGTGCGTCTAATAGTGAAGCCGAGGTCGTCAAGGTGATTTCGTCCTTGGCGCTCGATAATGATATTGGCGCAGTGTGTCTATATGCGGGCGGTTCCAGCTCATTCACTTTGCTGGCGCAAAGCCAGTACGCTGCTAGGGACATTGCGTGCGATGCTGAGCTTGGGGCTGGGAATCAAGGCGGAATATTGGTTCTTGAAGAAACGATAGATTGGCGTGCTGTAGACGGAGAGGTGGCCTCATTTAAATTGATCATTAAACCTCGTCATGAAGGGGTGTCGCCGTATCTACTTATGACTATGTGGGGCACATTGTTATTGGTTTTGTGCCTATTGTGGGCGTGGTGGCTCTCCACCCGCGCGTCGCGGAGGATGATGGCACCTGTCTACCGTCTACTTGATGTGATGAAAATGGTAACGGAAAGTAGAGATTATTCGATACGTGCTGATGTCATAAGCCATGATGCATTTGGCGCTCTGTCAGAAAATTTTAACGCCATGATTGCAGATGTCGAAAGTCGAAATCATGAGATTGTCACCGCGCGCGGTGAACTTGAAGTCAGAGTGCGGGAAGTAGATATAAGTAATCGTGAGCTAAGTAATGCCTTGCTGCGCTTAAAATCTACCCAGCAGAAGTTAATCAGCAATGAAAAAATGGCTTTGCTAGGTGGTCTGGTCGCTGGTGTGGCCCATGAGATAAATACCCCTGTAGGTATTGGTGTTACCGCAGCGTCTACCTTGCTAGAAAGTACCAATAGTGTCAGCAAGAAATACGCGCAGGGTCAGCTGACAAATTCCGCGCTACTACAGTATATAAAACATGCGACAGCCGCAGCAGACATTATTCTGGGGAATTTGCATCGTGCTGCAAGTCTTATTCAGAGCTTTAAGCAGGTCGCCGTTGATCAGAGTGCTAGTGATGTCCGTACATTTGATTTAAAAGAGTATTTGAGTCAAGTCTTGTTGAGTCTGCGGCCACAGCTTCGTAAAACTAATTTAAAGTGTGAGTTTGACTGCCCTAGCGATCTAGAAATTCGCTCTTACCCCGGCGCATTATCGCAGATAGTGACTAATTTTGTTATGAATGCAATTGTTCATGCCTTTGAAAAAGATGATGAGGGCACATTATTGCTTCAGGTTAGCGAATGTGAGCATGACGTTATTTGTATCCGCTTCAGTGATGATGGTCGAGGTATTTCGCCGGAAAATCTTACTCGAGTTTGGGACCCTTTTTTCACCACTAATCGCAGTGGCGGCGGGAGCGGCTTAGGACTTCATATTGTCTATAACCTCGTTACGCAAAAGCTTTTCGGCAATATAGAAATTGAAAGTACAGAGGGGGAAGGCACAATAATTAGCCTCTTCTTAGGGAAAGATGTTGGCGAGGTAAGGTCTTATGAATAA